The proteins below come from a single Staphylococcus sp. MI 10-1553 genomic window:
- a CDS encoding gluconeogenesis factor YvcK family protein, translating to MKQLKLVLIGGGTGLSVLARGLKTFPIDITAIVTVADDGGSTGKIRDEMDIPAPGDVRNVLAALSDVEPTLEQLFQYRFKEDQISGHSLGNLLIAALTNITHDFGHAVKELSKILNIKGRVIPSTISSVSLNAEMEDGEIVSGESNIPRKQKKIKRVFLEPADVQPMDEAIEALREADLIVLGPGSLYTSVISNLCVKGIANAIVESDAKKLYVSNIMTQPGETDHYTVMDHIDAIHQQLGDHVLDFVIANQLEFSPQIIEKYESKGAKPVYYDKDELNQLGVQLVTGQHLVEVSEHDYVRHRTEVLAEMIYEIALQEISTIQFDPDQFKS from the coding sequence ATGAAACAACTTAAATTAGTACTGATTGGTGGAGGTACTGGTTTATCCGTTTTAGCAAGAGGATTAAAAACTTTTCCGATAGATATTACAGCAATTGTGACAGTAGCAGATGACGGTGGTAGCACAGGGAAAATAAGAGATGAGATGGATATTCCGGCACCAGGAGATGTACGTAACGTATTGGCTGCTTTAAGTGATGTAGAACCAACGCTTGAGCAACTATTTCAATATCGATTTAAAGAAGATCAGATTAGTGGTCACTCACTGGGGAACCTGTTGATTGCGGCTTTAACGAATATTACCCACGATTTCGGTCATGCAGTGAAAGAACTAAGTAAAATTTTAAATATTAAAGGTCGTGTCATTCCGTCAACTATTTCGAGTGTCTCTTTGAATGCAGAGATGGAAGATGGCGAAATTGTCTCAGGAGAGTCTAATATTCCAAGAAAACAAAAGAAGATTAAGCGTGTGTTTTTAGAACCTGCTGATGTACAACCAATGGACGAAGCGATTGAGGCCTTGCGTGAAGCGGATTTAATTGTGTTAGGTCCGGGATCTTTATACACAAGTGTTATTTCAAACTTATGTGTCAAAGGAATTGCCAATGCGATAGTCGAAAGTGACGCGAAAAAATTATATGTTTCTAACATTATGACACAACCGGGCGAAACAGATCACTACACAGTCATGGATCATATCGATGCCATTCATCAACAACTGGGTGATCATGTGCTTGATTTTGTGATTGCGAATCAACTAGAATTTTCACCTCAAATTATTGAAAAATATGAATCAAAGGGCGCAAAGCCTGTGTATTATGATAAGGATGAATTGAATCAACTCGGTGTGCAACTCGTGACAGGACAGCATCTTGTAGAAGTTTCAGAACATGATTATGTGCGACATCGTACGGAAGTTTTGGCAGAAATGATTTATGAAATTGCCTTACAAGAAATTAGTACTATTCAGTTTGACCCAGATCAATTCAAATCCTAA
- the rapZ gene encoding RNase adapter RapZ, with protein sequence MQHEENNEIVKSELLVVTGLSGAGKSLVIQSLEDLGYFCVDNLPPILLPKFVELMEQGNPSMQKVAVGIDLRGREFFQYLVREIDAVQSRKDVIVDVLFVDADTEKLISRYKETRRKHPLQEHTELPLVKAINEERKLLSEVRSLANYTLDTTTLSPKALRKRVYEYFNKENKSTFTINVSSFGFKHGIQIDADLVFDVRFLPNPYYVAELRPLTGMDEDVYKYVMKWKETNTFYEKLLDLLLFMIPGYKKEGKSQLVIAIGCTGGQHRSVALAQRLAEELKQIYDYNVYVHHRDAHIESGE encoded by the coding sequence ATGCAACATGAAGAAAATAATGAAATCGTAAAAAGTGAACTCCTTGTTGTCACAGGTCTCTCTGGTGCAGGGAAATCATTAGTCATTCAAAGTTTAGAGGACTTAGGCTATTTCTGTGTCGACAACTTACCGCCGATTTTACTTCCAAAATTTGTAGAATTGATGGAGCAAGGTAACCCATCGATGCAAAAAGTTGCGGTAGGGATTGACTTGAGAGGGCGCGAATTTTTCCAATATTTAGTACGTGAAATCGATGCAGTACAAAGTCGTAAAGATGTCATTGTCGATGTATTATTCGTTGATGCGGATACGGAAAAGCTCATTTCACGCTATAAAGAAACACGTCGTAAACATCCTTTACAAGAACATACGGAGTTACCGCTCGTCAAAGCCATCAATGAAGAACGCAAATTACTATCAGAAGTAAGAAGTTTAGCGAATTACACTTTAGATACAACAACGTTATCACCTAAAGCCTTAAGAAAACGCGTTTATGAATATTTTAATAAAGAAAATAAATCAACATTTACAATCAATGTCTCTAGTTTTGGTTTTAAGCACGGTATTCAAATTGATGCAGATCTAGTATTTGATGTCCGCTTTTTACCCAACCCATACTATGTAGCTGAATTGAGACCACTCACAGGTATGGATGAAGATGTTTATAAATATGTTATGAAGTGGAAAGAAACGAATACATTTTATGAAAAACTATTAGATTTATTGTTATTTATGATTCCGGGTTATAAAAAAGAAGGAAAGTCGCAACTCGTTATCGCAATTGGATGTACGGGTGGTCAACACCGATCAGTCGCACTAGCACAACGTTTAGCTGAAGAATTAAAGCAAATTTATGATTATAATGTATATGTTCATCATCGTGATGCGCATATAGAAAGTGGCGAGTAA
- the trxB gene encoding thioredoxin-disulfide reductase, producing the protein MSEQVRYDVAIIGAGPAGMTAAVYASRANLNTVMIERGMPGGQMANTEEVENFPGFEMISGPDLSSKMFDHAKKFGAEYKYGDIKGIEDKGDYKVIDFGSSTLEATTVIIATGAEYKKVGVPGEEQLGGRGVSYCAVCDGAFFKNKNIYVIGGGDSAVEEGTFLTKFASKVTIVHRRDQLRAQKILQDRAFKNDKIDFIWNHTLKSVNEKDGKVGSLTLVSTVDGTEQTVEADGLFVYVGMKPLTQPFENLGITNEAGYIVANDDMSTAIKGIFVAGDVREKGLRQIVTATSDGSIAAQSAQEYIESLHD; encoded by the coding sequence ATGTCAGAACAAGTGAGATATGATGTTGCGATTATTGGTGCAGGACCAGCAGGCATGACAGCTGCTGTTTATGCCTCACGTGCGAATTTAAATACAGTAATGATTGAACGCGGTATGCCTGGAGGACAAATGGCGAACACTGAAGAAGTCGAAAACTTCCCAGGTTTCGAAATGATTTCAGGACCTGACCTTTCAAGTAAGATGTTTGATCATGCCAAAAAATTCGGCGCTGAGTACAAATATGGCGATATTAAAGGCATCGAAGATAAAGGCGATTATAAGGTCATTGATTTTGGTTCTAGTACACTTGAAGCGACAACTGTTATTATTGCAACGGGTGCGGAATACAAAAAAGTTGGCGTACCTGGAGAAGAACAGCTCGGAGGTCGCGGTGTCAGCTATTGTGCTGTATGTGATGGTGCTTTCTTTAAAAACAAAAATATCTATGTTATCGGTGGCGGCGATTCAGCAGTAGAAGAAGGAACATTCTTGACTAAATTTGCTAGCAAAGTCACAATCGTACACCGTCGTGACCAATTAAGAGCACAAAAAATCCTACAAGATCGTGCCTTTAAAAATGATAAAATTGATTTTATTTGGAATCACACACTTAAATCTGTTAATGAAAAAGACGGTAAAGTAGGTTCATTAACGCTTGTTTCAACAGTTGATGGAACTGAACAAACAGTTGAAGCAGATGGTTTATTCGTATATGTAGGTATGAAACCTCTAACGCAACCATTTGAAAATTTAGGTATCACAAACGAAGCAGGATATATTGTTGCAAACGATGATATGAGTACTGCGATTAAAGGAATTTTTGTAGCAGGAGACGTTCGTGAAAAAGGATTGCGTCAAATCGTTACAGCAACAAGTGACGGTAGTATCGCCGCTCAAAGTGCACAAGAATATATCGAAAGTTTACATGACTAA
- a CDS encoding tetratricopeptide repeat protein produces MTQKRNIIQFSDDVALYERLAKQKIQQQDYVKAQRYLEKVLALSPDCFEAKQQLATCFIKLNVPRRAEAIYYEEISKGSELEASYYELSQLNIDLNEPNKAYLFGLSYAFLADDEEYREELEDMFEVAFNGEHPLEKESQLFVAQVIFQYLFGQGRLLEAREYLLRQDEEIQDNRIIRNLLAMCYLYLNENKIAQEMLERLLKEDPSDVHALCHYTLLLYNMNQQARFQNYVKILNKIRPMNDEESFKLGIVLSYLKQYPASQQLLVPLHRKGKFQTFQLFHALSFNYYYLGNIEQSHHFWQVLTQFSKANRGLPPWVIEESAHYFNQHVEPLLLSDDQHERLYGLFLLNQLNGKEVLMTKEVWTILESMGDYEKLYLTYLIQNLQLKKLHFIHQGMETLYRLPETQPYASLFLSWISYAESLLAEQVDHEQVEAYVAAVAYLFFNQKEDEAMTRPQIIEHFDVATDAFEHALQHLLSI; encoded by the coding sequence ATGACACAAAAACGAAATATTATACAATTCAGCGATGATGTAGCACTTTATGAACGTCTAGCAAAACAAAAAATACAACAACAAGATTATGTGAAAGCACAACGCTATTTAGAAAAAGTGTTAGCGTTGTCACCAGATTGTTTTGAGGCGAAACAACAACTTGCGACATGTTTTATCAAGTTAAATGTGCCGAGACGTGCTGAAGCGATTTATTATGAAGAAATTAGTAAGGGGAGTGAGTTGGAAGCTTCTTACTATGAATTAAGTCAGTTGAATATTGACTTGAATGAGCCAAACAAAGCGTATCTCTTCGGTTTAAGTTATGCTTTTTTAGCAGATGACGAAGAATATCGAGAAGAGTTAGAAGACATGTTTGAAGTTGCTTTTAACGGTGAACACCCACTTGAAAAAGAAAGCCAGTTGTTTGTGGCACAAGTCATTTTTCAATATTTATTCGGTCAAGGCCGTTTGTTAGAAGCGCGTGAATATTTGTTGAGACAGGACGAAGAGATTCAAGACAATCGGATTATTCGTAATTTGCTCGCGATGTGTTATCTTTATTTAAATGAAAACAAAATCGCCCAAGAGATGTTGGAGCGTTTGTTGAAAGAGGATCCTTCCGATGTGCATGCGTTATGCCACTACACTTTGTTGCTCTATAACATGAATCAACAAGCACGCTTCCAAAATTATGTGAAAATATTAAATAAAATTCGACCGATGAATGATGAGGAATCTTTTAAACTTGGAATTGTGCTCAGTTATTTAAAGCAGTATCCAGCCTCTCAACAGTTGTTAGTACCACTTCATCGCAAAGGAAAATTTCAGACATTTCAACTATTTCATGCGCTTTCGTTCAATTATTATTACCTAGGAAATATCGAGCAAAGCCATCACTTTTGGCAAGTGTTAACACAATTTTCGAAAGCGAATCGTGGTTTGCCACCATGGGTCATTGAGGAAAGTGCTCATTATTTTAATCAACACGTAGAGCCTTTATTGCTGAGTGATGATCAACATGAACGTTTGTATGGTCTCTTTTTGTTAAATCAACTCAATGGTAAAGAAGTTTTGATGACGAAAGAAGTTTGGACGATTTTAGAATCAATGGGAGATTATGAAAAATTGTATCTCACTTATCTCATTCAAAATCTTCAACTGAAAAAACTGCACTTTATTCATCAAGGTATGGAGACACTTTATCGTCTTCCAGAAACACAACCTTATGCGTCTCTCTTTTTAAGTTGGATTAGTTATGCAGAAAGTCTTTTAGCCGAGCAAGTCGACCACGAACAAGTGGAAGCGTACGTTGCTGCAGTCGCGTATCTCTTTTTCAATCAAAAAGAAGATGAAGCGATGACGCGACCGCAAATCATTGAACATTTTGATGTGGCAACTGACGCTTTTGAACATGCTCTACAACATCTGTTGAGCATTTAA